Proteins co-encoded in one Nicotiana sylvestris chromosome 7, ASM39365v2, whole genome shotgun sequence genomic window:
- the LOC138872528 gene encoding uncharacterized protein, with product MKTSRELWNALKKKYKTEDAGLKKFVAAKFLDFKMVDGKSIITQIQELQVIVHDLLAEAFQVTTFIEKLPPLWKDFKNYLKHKRKEMTLEDLIVCLRIEEDNKAAEKKSRGNATIMGANIVEKASTSKKRKKMSGPKNYPSKKKFKDNCHNCGKVGHKATECRAPKKDKNKSQANKIEKNNDIDDLCAILSECNLVGNSREWWIDSGATRHVCANKELFTSYALAGPNETVFMANSATAKN from the exons ATGAAAACATCAAGAGAATTATggaatgctcttaaaaagaagtacaagactgaagATGCTGGACTAAAGAAGTTTGTGGCCGCCAAATTTCTGGATTTCAAAATGGTTGACGGTAAATCTATCATAACGCAAATCCAAGAAttgcaagttattgttcatgacctccttgctgaag CATTTCAAGTTACGACATTTATCGAAAAGCTACCTCCGCTTTGGAAGGACTTTAAGAATTACTTGAAACATAAGCGCAAGGAGATGACGCTTGAAGACCTTATTGTTTGTCTACGGATTGAAGAGGACAACAAGGCTGCTGAGAAGAAGTCTCGTGGAAATGCAACAATAATGGGTGCAAATATTGTTGAGAAAGCTTCAACgagtaaaaagagaaagaagatgtctggaccaaagaattacccaagcaagaagaagttcaaagataattgccacaactgtggaaAGGTTGGACACAAGGCTACTGAATGTCGTGCACCAAAGAAGGACAAGAATAAAAGTCAAGCAAACAAGATTGAGAAGAATAATGACATAGACGATTTATGTGCCATACTTTCAGAATGCAACCTAGTCGGAAATTCTAGAGAATGGTGGATTGATTCAGGAGCAACTCGAcatgtttgtgctaacaaggagttGTTTACTTCATATGCTCTCGCTGGACCCAACGAGACAGTGTTTATGGCAAATTCCGCTACAGCAAAAAATTGA